One genomic region from Lathamus discolor isolate bLatDis1 chromosome 21, bLatDis1.hap1, whole genome shotgun sequence encodes:
- the MYO1F gene encoding unconventional myosin-If isoform X1 produces the protein MGSKERFHWQSHNVKQSGVDDMVLLSKISEEAIVENLKKRFMDDYIFTYIGPVLISVNPFKQMPYFTEREVELYQGAAQYENPPHIYALTDNMYRNMLIDGENQCVIISGESGAGKTVAAKYIMGYISKVSGGGEKVQHVKEIILQSNPLLEAFGNAKTVRNNNSSRFGKYFEIQFSRGGEPDGGKISNFLLEKSRVVSQNECERNFHIYYQLIEGASQEQRQNLGIMSPDYYYYLNQSDTYQVEGTDDRSDFHETMNAMQVIGIRGEDQQLVLQIVAGILHLGNISFREEGNYARVENADSLAFPAYLLGIDQNRLNEKVTSRKMDSKWGGRSESITVTLNVEQAAYTRDALAKGLYARVFDFLVESINRAMQKPYEEYSIGVLDIYGFEIFQKNGFEQFCINFVNEKLQQIFIELTLKAEQEEYVQEGIKWTQIQYFNNKVVCDLIENKLNPPGIMSVLDDVCATMHATGEGADQTLLQKLQAAVGTHEHFNSWSSGFIIHHYAGKVSYDVNSFCERNRDVLFTDLIELMQSSEFGFIRMLFPEKLDSDKKGRPTTAGSKIKKQANDLVNTLMKCTPHYIRCIKPNETKKPRDWEESRVKHQVEYLGLKENIRVRRAGFAYRRLFHKFLQRYAILTPETWPSWRGDERQGVQHLLRSVNMDPDQYQMGRSKVFVKNPESLFLLEEMRERKFDGFARVIQKAWRRHVAIRKYEQMREEASNILYNFKERRRNSINRNFVGDYLGMEERPELRQFLAKRERVDFADSITKYDRRFKPIKRDFILTPKFFYLIGREKVKKGPEKGQIKEVLKKKVELQAVSGISLSTRQDDFFILHENDADNFLESIFKTELISLLCKRYEELTRSKLRLSFKDTLQFRVKKEGWGGGGTRNITFVRGQGDVAALKAGGKTLTVSIGDGLPRNAKPMRKAAKQSRGGSKCPAPPRSAPPAPRGACRNGAPQFPRGDGRAQQDTHKAAQKQARGPPAAVLPPRNAGHQPKTRPPSEYNMDFLNVPDQGVAGMQRRRSLSQRPPPARCPKPQLKVAVPRCQALYQYIGQDMDELSFNVGDIIDILLEDISGWWKGRLHGKEGLFPGNYVKKI, from the exons ACCTACATCGGGCCGGTGCTCATCTCCGTCAACCCCTTCAAGCAGATGCCGTACTTCACAGAGCGGGAGGTGGAGCTGTACCAGGGCGCG GCTCAGTATGAAAATCCCCCCCACATCTACGCCCTGACCGACAACATGTACCGCAACATGCTCATCGATGGGGAGAACCAGTGCGTCATCATCAG TGGAGAAAGCGGCGCTGGCAAGACAGTGGCAGCGAAATACATCATGGGCTACATCTCCAAAGTGTCCGGGGGTGGTGAGAAAGTGCAG CACGTGAAGGAGATCATCCTGCAGTCCAACCCGCTGCTGGAAGCCTTTGGAAATGCCAAAACCGTCCGGAACAACAACTCCAGCCGCTTT gggaaGTACTTTGAGATCCAGTTCAGCCGGGGCGGAGAGCCCGACGGGGGGAAGATCTCCAACTTCCTGCTGGAGAAGTCCCGCGTGGTGAGCCAGAACGAGTGCGAGAGGAATTTCCACATCTACTACCAG CTCATTGAAGGGGCATCCCAAGAGCAGCGGCAGAACCTGGGCATCATGAGCCCGGATTATTACTACTACTTAAACCAGTCGGACACGTACCAGGTGGAGGGCACGGACGACCGCAGTGACTTCCATGAGACCATG AACGCCATGCAGGTCATTGGCATCCGTGGTGAGGACCAGCAACTGGTGCTGCAGATCGTGGCCGGGATCCTCCACCTGGGAAACATCAGCTTTCGGGAGGAAGGCAACTATGCTCGGGTGGAAAATGCTGACT ccctggccTTCCCTGCCTACCTGCTGGGGATCGACCAGAACCGCCTCAACGAGAAGGTCACCAGCAGGAAAATGGACAGCAAGTGGGGCGGCCGCTCCGAGTCCATCACCGTCACCCTCAACGTGGAGCAGGCGGCTTACACCCGGGATGCCCTGGCCAAGGGGCTCTACGCACGTGTCTTTGACTTCCTCGTGGAG TCTATCAACCGGGCTATGCAGAAGCCATATGAGGAGTACAGCATCGGGGTGCTGGACATCTACGGCTTTGAAATATTCCAG AAAAACGGCTTTGAGCAGTTCTGCATTAACTTTGTGAATGAGAAGCTGCAGCAGATCTTCATTGAGCTGACCCTGAAGGCAGAGCAG GAGGAGTACGTGCAGGAGGGGATCAAGTGGACCCAGATCCAGTACTTCAACAACAAGGTGGTGTGTGACCTGATAGAGAACAAGCTG AACCCCCCTGGGATCATGAGTGTCCTGGATGACGTCTGTGCCACCATGCACGCCACCGGCGAGGGCGCAGACCAGaccctgctgcagaagctgcaggcAGCCGTAGGCACCCATGAGCACTTCAACAGCTGGAGCTCAGGCTTCATCATCCACCACTATGCTGGCAAG GTCTCCTACGACGTGAACAGCTTCTGTGAGCGCAACCGGGATGTGCTCTTCACCGACTTGATTGAGCTCATGCAGAGCAGTGAATT TGGTTTCATCCGGATGCTTTTCCCAGAAAAGCTTGACTCTGACAAAAAGGGGCGACCGACCACAGCGGGCTCCAAAATCAAG AAACAGGCTAACGACCTGGTGAACACGCTCATGAAGTGCACACCACACTACATCCGCTGCATCAAGCCCAACGAGACCAAGAAACCCCGGGACTGGGAGGAAAGCAG GGTGAAGCACCAAGTCGAGTACCTGGGGCTGAAGGAGAACATCCGGGTGCGCCGGGCAGGATTCGCCTACCGCCGCCTCTTCCACAAGTTCCTGCAGCG CTACGCCATCCTGACCCCCGAGACGTGGCCGTCCTGGCGCGGGGATGAGCGGCAAGGGGTGCAGCACTTGCTGCGCTCCGTCAACATGGACCCGGACCAGTACCAGATGGGTCGGAGCAAGGTGTTTGTCAAGAACCCCGAGTCG ctcttcctcctcgAAGAGATGCGGGAGAGGAAATTCGACGGCTTCGCCAGGGTGATCCAGAAGGCCTGGCGCCGGCACGTTGCCATCCGGAAGTATGAGCAGATGCGAGAGGAGG CCTCCAACATCCTCTACAACTTCAAAGAGCGGCGGAGGAACAGCATCAACAGGAACTTCGTGGGTGATTACCTGGGCATGGAGGAGCGGCCGGAGCTGCGCCAGTTCTTGGCCAAGCGGGAGCGGGTGGACTTTGCCGACTCCATCACTAAGTACGACCGGAGGTTCAAG CCCATCAAGAGAGACTTCATCCTCACCCCAAAGTTCTTCTACCTCATCGGGAGGGAGAAGGTGAAGAAAGGTCCCGAGAAGGGGCAGATCAAGGAGGTGCTCAAGAAGAAGGtggagctgcaggcagtgagTGGCATCTCACTGAG caccaggcaggaTGATTTCTTCATCCTGCACGAGAACGATGCCGACAATTTCTTGGAGTCCATCTTCAAGACGGAGCTGATCAGCCTGCTGTGCAAGCGCTACGAGGAGCTCACCCGCAGCAAGCTGCGCCTCTCCTTCAAGGACAC ACTACAGTTTCGGGTGAAGAAGGAGGGCTGGGGAGGTGGCGGCACCCGCAACATCACCTTCGTCAGAGGACAGGGCGATGTGGCCGCTCTCAAAGCTGGAGGCAAAACCCTTACGGTCAGCATCGGGGATGGGCTCCCCAGGAATGCCA AGCCCATGAGGAAGGCAGCGAAACAGAGCAGAGGTGGCAGCAAGTGCCCAGCACCCCCCCGAAgtgcccccccagcacccagag GCGCCTGTAGGAATGGGGCACCCCAATTCCCACGCGGAGATGGCCGGGCTCAGCAGGACACACACAAAGCAGCCCAGAAGCAGGCGCGGGGGCCACCGGCTGCAGTGTTACCCCCCCGGAATGCTGGCCACCAGCCGAAGACACGGCCCCCATCCGAGTACAACATGGATTTCCTCAATGTGCCTGACCAGGGGGTGGCCGG CATGCAGCGCCGGCGCAGCCTGAGCCAGCGGCCACCTCCAGCCCGGTGTCCCAAGCCGCAGCTCAAGGTGGCCGTGCCGCGCTGCCAGGCGCTCTACCAGTACATTGGGCAGGACATGGACGAGCTCAGCTTCAACGTGGGGGACATCATCGACATCCTGCTGGAAG ATATCTCCGGGTGGTGGAAGGGCCGGCTGCACGGCAAGGAAGGGCTTTTCCCTGGGAACTACGTGAAGAAGATCTGA
- the MYO1F gene encoding unconventional myosin-If isoform X2, producing MGSKERFHWQSHNVKQSGVDDMVLLSKISEEAIVENLKKRFMDDYIFTYIGPVLISVNPFKQMPYFTEREVELYQGAAQYENPPHIYALTDNMYRNMLIDGENQCVIISGESGAGKTVAAKYIMGYISKVSGGGEKVQHVKEIILQSNPLLEAFGNAKTVRNNNSSRFGKYFEIQFSRGGEPDGGKISNFLLEKSRVVSQNECERNFHIYYQLIEGASQEQRQNLGIMSPDYYYYLNQSDTYQVEGTDDRSDFHETMNAMQVIGIRGEDQQLVLQIVAGILHLGNISFREEGNYARVENADSLAFPAYLLGIDQNRLNEKVTSRKMDSKWGGRSESITVTLNVEQAAYTRDALAKGLYARVFDFLVESINRAMQKPYEEYSIGVLDIYGFEIFQKNGFEQFCINFVNEKLQQIFIELTLKAEQEEYVQEGIKWTQIQYFNNKVVCDLIENKLNPPGIMSVLDDVCATMHATGEGADQTLLQKLQAAVGTHEHFNSWSSGFIIHHYAGKVSYDVNSFCERNRDVLFTDLIELMQSSEFGFIRMLFPEKLDSDKKGRPTTAGSKIKKQANDLVNTLMKCTPHYIRCIKPNETKKPRDWEESRVKHQVEYLGLKENIRVRRAGFAYRRLFHKFLQRYAILTPETWPSWRGDERQGVQHLLRSVNMDPDQYQMGRSKVFVKNPESLFLLEEMRERKFDGFARVIQKAWRRHVAIRKYEQMREEASNILYNFKERRRNSINRNFVGDYLGMEERPELRQFLAKRERVDFADSITKYDRRFKPIKRDFILTPKFFYLIGREKVKKGPEKGQIKEVLKKKVELQAVSGISLSTRQDDFFILHENDADNFLESIFKTELISLLCKRYEELTRSKLRLSFKDTLQFRVKKEGWGGGGTRNITFVRGQGDVAALKAGGKTLTSP from the exons ACCTACATCGGGCCGGTGCTCATCTCCGTCAACCCCTTCAAGCAGATGCCGTACTTCACAGAGCGGGAGGTGGAGCTGTACCAGGGCGCG GCTCAGTATGAAAATCCCCCCCACATCTACGCCCTGACCGACAACATGTACCGCAACATGCTCATCGATGGGGAGAACCAGTGCGTCATCATCAG TGGAGAAAGCGGCGCTGGCAAGACAGTGGCAGCGAAATACATCATGGGCTACATCTCCAAAGTGTCCGGGGGTGGTGAGAAAGTGCAG CACGTGAAGGAGATCATCCTGCAGTCCAACCCGCTGCTGGAAGCCTTTGGAAATGCCAAAACCGTCCGGAACAACAACTCCAGCCGCTTT gggaaGTACTTTGAGATCCAGTTCAGCCGGGGCGGAGAGCCCGACGGGGGGAAGATCTCCAACTTCCTGCTGGAGAAGTCCCGCGTGGTGAGCCAGAACGAGTGCGAGAGGAATTTCCACATCTACTACCAG CTCATTGAAGGGGCATCCCAAGAGCAGCGGCAGAACCTGGGCATCATGAGCCCGGATTATTACTACTACTTAAACCAGTCGGACACGTACCAGGTGGAGGGCACGGACGACCGCAGTGACTTCCATGAGACCATG AACGCCATGCAGGTCATTGGCATCCGTGGTGAGGACCAGCAACTGGTGCTGCAGATCGTGGCCGGGATCCTCCACCTGGGAAACATCAGCTTTCGGGAGGAAGGCAACTATGCTCGGGTGGAAAATGCTGACT ccctggccTTCCCTGCCTACCTGCTGGGGATCGACCAGAACCGCCTCAACGAGAAGGTCACCAGCAGGAAAATGGACAGCAAGTGGGGCGGCCGCTCCGAGTCCATCACCGTCACCCTCAACGTGGAGCAGGCGGCTTACACCCGGGATGCCCTGGCCAAGGGGCTCTACGCACGTGTCTTTGACTTCCTCGTGGAG TCTATCAACCGGGCTATGCAGAAGCCATATGAGGAGTACAGCATCGGGGTGCTGGACATCTACGGCTTTGAAATATTCCAG AAAAACGGCTTTGAGCAGTTCTGCATTAACTTTGTGAATGAGAAGCTGCAGCAGATCTTCATTGAGCTGACCCTGAAGGCAGAGCAG GAGGAGTACGTGCAGGAGGGGATCAAGTGGACCCAGATCCAGTACTTCAACAACAAGGTGGTGTGTGACCTGATAGAGAACAAGCTG AACCCCCCTGGGATCATGAGTGTCCTGGATGACGTCTGTGCCACCATGCACGCCACCGGCGAGGGCGCAGACCAGaccctgctgcagaagctgcaggcAGCCGTAGGCACCCATGAGCACTTCAACAGCTGGAGCTCAGGCTTCATCATCCACCACTATGCTGGCAAG GTCTCCTACGACGTGAACAGCTTCTGTGAGCGCAACCGGGATGTGCTCTTCACCGACTTGATTGAGCTCATGCAGAGCAGTGAATT TGGTTTCATCCGGATGCTTTTCCCAGAAAAGCTTGACTCTGACAAAAAGGGGCGACCGACCACAGCGGGCTCCAAAATCAAG AAACAGGCTAACGACCTGGTGAACACGCTCATGAAGTGCACACCACACTACATCCGCTGCATCAAGCCCAACGAGACCAAGAAACCCCGGGACTGGGAGGAAAGCAG GGTGAAGCACCAAGTCGAGTACCTGGGGCTGAAGGAGAACATCCGGGTGCGCCGGGCAGGATTCGCCTACCGCCGCCTCTTCCACAAGTTCCTGCAGCG CTACGCCATCCTGACCCCCGAGACGTGGCCGTCCTGGCGCGGGGATGAGCGGCAAGGGGTGCAGCACTTGCTGCGCTCCGTCAACATGGACCCGGACCAGTACCAGATGGGTCGGAGCAAGGTGTTTGTCAAGAACCCCGAGTCG ctcttcctcctcgAAGAGATGCGGGAGAGGAAATTCGACGGCTTCGCCAGGGTGATCCAGAAGGCCTGGCGCCGGCACGTTGCCATCCGGAAGTATGAGCAGATGCGAGAGGAGG CCTCCAACATCCTCTACAACTTCAAAGAGCGGCGGAGGAACAGCATCAACAGGAACTTCGTGGGTGATTACCTGGGCATGGAGGAGCGGCCGGAGCTGCGCCAGTTCTTGGCCAAGCGGGAGCGGGTGGACTTTGCCGACTCCATCACTAAGTACGACCGGAGGTTCAAG CCCATCAAGAGAGACTTCATCCTCACCCCAAAGTTCTTCTACCTCATCGGGAGGGAGAAGGTGAAGAAAGGTCCCGAGAAGGGGCAGATCAAGGAGGTGCTCAAGAAGAAGGtggagctgcaggcagtgagTGGCATCTCACTGAG caccaggcaggaTGATTTCTTCATCCTGCACGAGAACGATGCCGACAATTTCTTGGAGTCCATCTTCAAGACGGAGCTGATCAGCCTGCTGTGCAAGCGCTACGAGGAGCTCACCCGCAGCAAGCTGCGCCTCTCCTTCAAGGACAC ACTACAGTTTCGGGTGAAGAAGGAGGGCTGGGGAGGTGGCGGCACCCGCAACATCACCTTCGTCAGAGGACAGGGCGATGTGGCCGCTCTCAAAGCTGGAGGCAAAACCCTTACG AGCCCATGA